CGAACGCAGGCTGTCATCGTTGCCTGGGATCGGATAGTCGATCATGGTGGGGTCAGCGTTGGTATCGGCAATAGCGACGACAGGGATGCCAAGGCGCTTGGCTTCCTTGATCGCGATCGTTTCTTTGTGGGCATCGACCACGAACAGAGCGGCTGGCAGACCAGGCATATCTTTGATACCGCCGAGAACCATCTCGAGTTTTTCTTTTTCACGGGACAGGTTCAGAGCTTCTTTTTTAGTCAGCTTCTGGAACGTACCATCGGTCGACATACGCTCGATTTTGCGCAAGCGGTGGATCGAAACGCGGATGGTCTGGAAGTTGGTCAGCGTACCGCCGAGCCAACGGTGATTGATGAAGAATTGGTTGGTGCGCTTGGTTTCTTCCTGCACGAGGTCGCGAGCCAGGCGCTTGGTGCCAACGAAGAGCACGTGGCCGCCGCGGGCGGTTGTGGCTTCCAGGAAGTCACAGGCGCGCTGGAACATTTTCACAGTCTTTTGCAGGTCGATGATGTGGATGCCGTTGCGCTGGCCGAAGATGAATGGAGCCATTTTAGGGTTCCAACGACGGGTTTGGTGACCGTAGTGGACACCGGCTTCGAGCAGCTGCTTCATGTTGATCGTAACGGACATGGGATCTCCAAAAAGTGAGAAGGTTTAAACTTCGGAAGCGAACAACTCCAGCCCGAATCGGACTGACCTTCCAGCTTTCGCTTCCTGTTTTTTAGGGAACAAGTTCCCTTGAAAAAAGCTCGACCAAGCTATACCCGGAGACCGGGCAGGGCAAGGGAAATCAGTCTTTAGGCAACTTTAAATTCTTGAGCACGGCAAAAGGGCTTTCCTCGGGCTTCACCGCATCCTGAAAAACAGTGCGCTCGCTTACGTCTTTATGGCAGATAAGACAGGACTTGCCATCCGCTGCCGTCTTGACAAGGCGTGACGGCAAAGCCGTCTGAATGAAGTCGTTGATCACAACTTCCAGATCGATCATGCCCTGGGCGTCTATGTAATAGGCATCCATATCCGAGGGTTCGAGGTCGCGTTCGACTTCCTCTTCCTCGTCTTCCACCGGGCTCTGTTCGAGATACCGCACCTTGATCTTCCGCGAGATCTCCCAAGGGATCATGTCTTCACAGCGACTGCATGACACATTTGGCGTGAACTGGACTTCGCCCGTCACATCGTAGAGTCCATAGGTGCTAGGTGTCACAGTCAAAGCTCCGGTAATGCGTCGCGCATCGGGGCCGGCCGCTTTCATTCCAAACGATTCATAGATCAGGTGGAGCCAGGGCTCATCACCGGAAATCGTAATTGTTTTCGGGCTTCTTAGCTCTTCAGCCTTCAGTTTCATGCAAAAAACTCCTTAATCAGGCCCTTTGTGGCCGATCGCTGGCTGAATCTAGTCCCGGCGCTGCAGCGGGGCAATAAGTAAAAAAGACTGGTTAGGCCTCGCGCCAGCAACCTCGCCACTATAATATAGATGTTTAAGATGAAGACGCGCACACAGGGGGCATCGTGAAACACGCATGGGCCATGCTTCTTTTATGGGCCTTATTGCCATTCATTTCTGCTCAGGCTGAAGTTCGGGCCCGTGATGGTGTTCTCGATCTCAGGGGCCAGGACCTTTCCAAACCCATCCGTGCTCAAGGCACCTGGGATTTTTATTGGAAGGAGCTGCTGACTCCGGCAGACCTCAAAGATTCTCAGCGTCCCAAGACCTCCATCAAAGTCCCCGGAATCTGGTCCCAGGATCCTGCGAAGTACGAAACGATGGGCTATGCCACCTATCGTCTGAAGGTCCTGGTGGACCCGGGACAGAAGCTGGGACTCTTCATGGATGCTTCCATCTGGTCCGCCTCGCGCATTTTCTTGGATGGCACCGAAGTCGCTCACCTCGGAAAAGTCGGGACCACGGCGGACACATCCGAGGGCGGCGTGGCAACCCGTATCTTTGAGATCGAGCCGAAGAGCCCGGAATTCGATCTGATCATCCAGGTCAGCAACTTTGAAATCTTCCTCTGCGGCATCACCATCGCCCCGCAGTTCGGAAGCCTGGAAGTCCTGAGCCGCGATCGCAATCAGAAGGTGGCGATCGATGTGTTCATCGTCGGTGGCCTTGTCGTGATGGGAGTCTATCACCTCTGCCTTTTCCTTCTGCGCACCGAAGATCCCTCGACTCTGTGGTTCGCTTCGATGGTCTGCTTCACAGCCCTCTGGCATGCGACTTCCCGCAATGGGTTGATCATGCTGTTCTTCCCTGACCTTGGATTTGATCATCGCCTTCGGATCTATAACAGCGCCTGGGTCATCGGCGTGGCCTCGTACAGCTGGTATTTCTATTATATTTTCCGCGGGAACTTTTCGCGCCGCGTCTGCCAGGCTTCGATCGCGATCTCGCTGGCGTTCGTGGCCACCACCCTGGTCACCAGCAGCCGCATCTTCGTCGGCCTTGCCAACGTCTATCATTTCTTCTCGCTGCTCCTTGTCGTGTATGTGATGAAGGTCGTCTATCAATCCTGGAGACGCCGCGAGGAGGAAGGCCGCCTGATGATTTTCGGCCTGAGCATTCTTGCGGTGACGGGTGTTCATGATATCCTCGCCATTCGCGAGATCATCTCCTCGCCGATGCTGACGGCCGGCGGGCTTTTCGGTTTCATTATCTTCCAGTCCTTCATACTCGCGCGCCGCTTCTCGAATGCCTTTGTCACGGTCAAACATTCGGAAAGAGAAATCCGCTCCCTATCGGAAGACCTGAAAACTTTGAACAATAACCTTGAAAAACTGGTGGAAGAAAAGACCCGTGACATCCGCTCCATCATGGAGCACATCCCGGTCGGCATCCTAATGATTCAGCAGAATCGGAAGGCGCATAAGGATCATTCGAAGAAAGTCTATGAGTTCTTCGACAGGGCGCATCTGGAAACGGCGGACGTCGTGGATCTGATGCTGGCGGATTCTGATCTGACTGCGGATCAAAAAAGC
This is a stretch of genomic DNA from Oligoflexus sp.. It encodes these proteins:
- the rpsB gene encoding 30S ribosomal protein S2; this translates as MSVTINMKQLLEAGVHYGHQTRRWNPKMAPFIFGQRNGIHIIDLQKTVKMFQRACDFLEATTARGGHVLFVGTKRLARDLVQEETKRTNQFFINHRWLGGTLTNFQTIRVSIHRLRKIERMSTDGTFQKLTKKEALNLSREKEKLEMVLGGIKDMPGLPAALFVVDAHKETIAIKEAKRLGIPVVAIADTNADPTMIDYPIPGNDDSLRSLQLFIGTAAQACAEGRARGKGGDDSEKPERGFAVQEGSFRDDKGNRVNVEKK
- a CDS encoding YceD family protein, encoding MKLKAEELRSPKTITISGDEPWLHLIYESFGMKAAGPDARRITGALTVTPSTYGLYDVTGEVQFTPNVSCSRCEDMIPWEISRKIKVRYLEQSPVEDEEEEVERDLEPSDMDAYYIDAQGMIDLEVVINDFIQTALPSRLVKTAADGKSCLICHKDVSERTVFQDAVKPEESPFAVLKNLKLPKD
- a CDS encoding 7TM diverse intracellular signaling domain-containing protein yields the protein MKHAWAMLLLWALLPFISAQAEVRARDGVLDLRGQDLSKPIRAQGTWDFYWKELLTPADLKDSQRPKTSIKVPGIWSQDPAKYETMGYATYRLKVLVDPGQKLGLFMDASIWSASRIFLDGTEVAHLGKVGTTADTSEGGVATRIFEIEPKSPEFDLIIQVSNFEIFLCGITIAPQFGSLEVLSRDRNQKVAIDVFIVGGLVVMGVYHLCLFLLRTEDPSTLWFASMVCFTALWHATSRNGLIMLFFPDLGFDHRLRIYNSAWVIGVASYSWYFYYIFRGNFSRRVCQASIAISLAFVATTLVTSSRIFVGLANVYHFFSLLLVVYVMKVVYQSWRRREEEGRLMIFGLSILAVTGVHDILAIREIISSPMLTAGGLFGFIIFQSFILARRFSNAFVTVKHSEREIRSLSEDLKTLNNNLEKLVEEKTRDIRSIMEHIPVGILMIQQNRKAHKDHSKKVYEFFDRAHLETADVVDLMLADSDLTADQKSQAISCMNASLGEDVMNFSMNQEALPLEMVRKEAADRLRVLELTWDPIVTTDNRVDKILVTMRDVTDLRRLQQHNQEQQKELEYIAEIMNTPPERFQHFLQTTDELLEQCHMLMAKAEKKALTPKQLKLLFINMHTLKGLSRSLYLKNLSHMFHDAEQTLIQAQNTELPDLPRIRSMMKEIQKRVDHYKFLAQNRLGRNPEKAWMVEYSVAELEELYHDLKDWQGTSAAALEKIRALFHGKVFKDARAVFEELFSSVLVLARDLGKEVPRIALETGGICLSQRAEQIFRKIFIHLIRNAMDHGLESADERRKQGKDPVGTIRVTMQRVDEELELQCMDDGRGLHLRRIQDAAVQAGILPEGSQPDPMSLAALIFHPGMSTARELSDISGRGIGMNAILAFVEQNEGSIAIELVPPPQSSADFAAFRLIIRLPFQLFEEAPLGLRAAG